From a single Notolabrus celidotus isolate fNotCel1 chromosome 7, fNotCel1.pri, whole genome shotgun sequence genomic region:
- the rps3a gene encoding 40S ribosomal protein S3a yields the protein MAVGKNKRLTKGGKKGAKKKIVDPFSKKDWYDVKAPAMFNIRNLGKTLVTRTQGTRIASDGLKGRVFEVSLADLQNDEVAFRKFKLITEDVQGKNCLTNFHGMDLTRDKMCSMVKKWQTMIEAHVDVKTTDGYLLRLFCVGFTKKRTNQIRKTSYAQHQQVRQIRKKMMEIMTREVQTNDLKEVVNKLIPDSVGKDIEKACQSIYPLHDVYVRKVKMLKKPKFELGKLMELHGEGGGGSAAKATGDDTGAKVERADGYEPPIQETV from the exons ATGGCAGTCGGCAAGAATAAGAGGCTGACCAAAGGCGGCAAAAAAGGTGCCAAAAAGAAGAT TGTGGACCCTTTTTCCAAGAAGGACTGGTATGATGTCAAGGCACCAGCCATGTTCAACATCCGCAATCTTGGCAAGACCTTGGTCACCAGGACTCAGGGAACCA GAATCGCCTCTGATGGTCTGAAGGGACGTGTGTTCGAGGTGAGTCTCGCTGACCTGCAGAACGATGAGGTGGCCTTCCGCAAGTTCAAGCTCATCACCGAGGATGTTCAGGGCAAGAACTGCCTCACAAACTTCCACGGCATGGATCTGACCCGTGACAAGATGTGCTCCATGGTCAAGAAATGGCAG ACCATGATCGAAGCCCATGTGGACGTGAAGACCACTGATGGCTACCTTCTGCGTCTGTTCTGCGTGGGTTTCACAAAGAAGCGCACCAACCAGATCAGAAAGACCTCCTACGCCCAGCACCAGCAGGTCCGCCAGATCCGCAAGAAGATGATGGAGATCATGACCCGTGAGGTCCAGACCAACGACCTGAAGGAAGTCGTCAACAAGCT gatcccggacagTGTTGGCAAGGACATTGAGAAGGCCTGCCAGTCCATTTACCCTCTTCACGACGTCTACGTCCGCAAGGTCAAGATGCTGAAGAAGCCCAAGTTTGAAT TGGGAAAACTGATGGAGCTCCACGgtgagggcggaggcggcagtgCTGCTAAGGCCACTGGTGACGACACTGGAGCCAAGGTAGAGAGGGCTGATGGTTACGAGCCCCCTATCCAGGAGACCGTCTAA
- the sh3d19 gene encoding SH3 domain-containing protein 19 has protein sequence MAEARRIEEGEGERRDQRDVRSRSQTTDRPERTKADHLHLSPGPLSSIRAAIKRTRSNSQSDLTRERRRPEITIVSAEPLACSSWFSGASVGFPPPLPPPPPPQSGWSTGIQPVSQPPPSYDQVIEEKTKEEHVVKPTAAPRRITCTTTSATQTDPVREVASNSRGAPRTEGKRPAGKNPKKPPRPSLPKPLDKEPDTESDLKVGTNTEAPTSTEGQSDFNTDLKQTDSTQTHTRSVIVHWDNPKEHPSAPSAETTPSSSDLGHSQRPVPLPRTKKVNILDTDEVKVQTLVKLSESCGETQSEEEEDFSSNKYLQELLEVFSADNESEEICGIANQSDGASQGENAEGDMSTNSQRNIRARIQAFESQVTVEEGNAEPAKPEPMPRKAVVKPPVLAKPSVALRPQFNLSTEEDNQNVSTANIPQSPTPAPRPQPPKKPVGHSIKDELETLHNKAAIPKRSRPSVLTRSECIYEDEPIPVLPPTPPVKPVKEPLKPNLNINNHNSSSMTRENMYVENPTNNNAVKPQLSADSNGGSFTRQSLTRRPTTIRVPSKADSFSEQFQDNPPPLPAQKPVGYLNSSVNHNQSRVPVLPIQHSFQSGPEPSLPPRRPSTNKHPPPRPPPAKIGPGRPPPPSLQGAGRSHSVSWNFSPKPHDHQPHRKGPILPPRPNPGHRLYNNYTLLLPHGIASFDYNGSNTGELSFQKNEVLLLLEEIDHNTFECQVGDAKGRVNKARMKVITPLSSVSHMPPPQSTGSGGSGLKVQAVHDFNPAGPGELGLRAGDVVTMVEQVDNQWYNGTCRGSTGFFPINHVKVLSNSPKPPRPQPAAVSGPRCVARFDFDSEQSDELSFSEGDMIQLSEYFGDDWARGKLGASSGIFPLNFVEIIEDLPSLPSQQYKKPTRIPLPGMVASPNTHPEVAKPAQASPSSVEWVVALYDFAGNSEDDLSFQTGNRILITQHVDAEWSCGRLNGREGIFPRAFVESSTGPQSADNQQSATDGSRARALFNFTSDCEEELSLQAGDIVTNLESVDEEWFMGELRGKRALVPKNYVKVL, from the exons ATGGCTGAAGCCCGGCGtatagaggagggagagggggaacgGAGAGATCAGCGGGACGTCCGGAGCAGGAGCCAGACAACAG ATCGTCCCGAAAGAACAAAGGCAgatcatttacatttaag CCCAGGACCTCTGTCCTCTATAAGAGCTGCTATCAAAAGAA CAAGATCAAACTCTCAGAGTGACCTCACCAGAGAAAGAAG GCGACCAGAGATCACAATCGTCTCAGCGGAGCCTTTAGCTTGTAGCAGTTGGTTTTCAGGAGCGTCTGTGggtttccctcctcctcttcctcctcctcctcctcctcagtcagGCTGGTCTACAGGAATCCAGCCTGTTTCCCAG CCTCCACCATCCTATGACCAGGTCATTGAAGAGAAAACCAAGGAAGAGCACGTTGTCAAGCCTACTGCGGCCCCCCGCAGGATCACCTGCACCACCACAAGCGCCACACAGACCGACCCTGTGAGGGAGGTCGCCTCAAACTCCAGGGGTGCTCCCAGGACAGAAGGGAAAAGACCTGCTG GTAAAAATCCAAAAAAACCTCCAAGGCCGTCACTGCCGAAACCTTTAGATAAGGAACCAGATACTGAGTCTGATTTGAAAGTTGGAACAAATACTGAGGCACCTACAAGCACTGAGGGCCAAAGTGACTTCAATACAGATTTAAAGCAAACAgattccacacaaacacacaccagatCTGTCATTGTACACTGGGATAACCCAAAAGAACATCCCTCTGCCCCTTCTGCTGAAACTACTCCCTCTTCTTCAGACTTGGGACACAGTCAACGCCCTGTTCCACTTCCTCGTACAAAAAAAGTGAACATTCTTGATACAGATGAGGTCAAAGTTCAGACTTTAGTCAAGCTCAGTGAAAGTTGTGGGGAAACTCAAtccgaagaagaagaagacttctCCTCAAATAAGTATTTACAGGAGTTATTGGAGGTTTTTAGTGCCGATAACGAGAGTGAGGAGATCTGTGGCATTGCTAATCAATCAGACGGGGCGTCACAAGGTGAAAATGCTGAAGGCGATATGAGCACCAACAGTCAACGCAACATCCGTGCCAGGATCCAGGCCTTTGAAAGCCAGGTTACTGTTGAGGAGGGAAATGCTGAACCAGCCAAACCAGAACCTATGCCCAGAAAAGCAGTCGTCAAACCTCCTGTTCTTGCTAAACCTTCTGTGGCTTTAAGACCTCAGTTTAACCTGAGTACTGAAGAAGACAATCAAAATGTCTCGACCGCAAACATCCCCCAGAGCCCAACACCAGCCCCCAGACCTCAGCCCCCAAAGAAACCTGTGGGACACTCTATTAAAGACGAACTAGAGACTCTACACAACAAGGCGGCCATCCCAAAGAGATCACGTCCGTCTGTACTGACCAGGTCTGAATGCATCTATGAGGACGAACCCATACCAGTTCTACCTCCGACACCGCCTGTCAAGCCTGTAAAAGAGCCTCTGAAGCCCAATCTCAATATAAACAATCACAACTCCTCCTCTATGACCAGAGAGAATATGTACGTGGAGAATCCAACAA ATAATAACGCAGTCAAGCCTCAGCTCAGTGCAGACAGCAATGGAGGCTCTTTCACTCGACAAAGCTTAACAAGAAGACCAACCACCATCAGGGTCCCCAGCAAAGCGGATTCAT tttcagaacAATTTCAGGacaacccccctcctctccctgctcaGAAACCTGTAGGCTACCTAAACAGCTCAGTGAACCACAACCAAAGCCGGGTACCGGTCCTCCCCATCCAG CATTCGTTTCAATCCGGACCAGAGCCCTCCCTTCCACCACG GAGGCCAAGCACGAACAAACACCCCCCACCTCGCCCACCTCCAGCCAAAATAGGCCCAGGAAGGCCCCCCCCACCCAGCCTTCAGGGGGCAGGTCGATCCCACTCAGTATCATGGAACTTTTCGCCAAAACCCCATGATCATCAGCCCCACAGGAAAGGGCCTATCTTACCTCCAAGGCCCAACCCAGGCCACCGTCTCTACAACAACTACACA CTACTACTTCCCCATGGGATTGCTTCCTTTGACTACAATGGGAGTAATACAGGAGAACTCTCGTTTCAG AAAAATGAAGTGCTTCTGCTGCTAGAAGAAATAGATCACAATACATTTGAGTGCCAAGTTGGAGATGCTAAAGGCAGAGTCAACAAGGCTCGTATGAAGGTTATAACTCCACTGTCCTCCGTCTCACACATGCCCCCACCACAG AGTACAGGTTCAGGTGGATCTGGCCTGAAGGTGCAGGCTGTACATGACTTCAATCCAG CTGGTCCAGGAGAACTGGGTCTGAGAGCAGGTGATGTTGTGACCATGGTGGAGCAGGTAGACAATCAGTGGTACAATGGCACCTGCAGAGGATCTACTGGTTTCTTTCCCATTAATCATGTCAAAGTCTTG TCAAATTCACCAAAGCCTCCAAGGCCACAACCTGCAGCAGTCAG TGGCCCGAGGTGCGTGGCCAGATTCGACTTTGACAGCGAGCAAAGTGATGAGCTGTCCTTCTCTGAAGGGGATATGATCCAGCTGAGTGAGTACTTTGGAGACGATTGGGCTCGGGGAAAGCTCGGCGCATCAAGCGGAATCTTCCCTCTAAACTTTGTGGAGATCATTGAAGATCTGCCTTCACTGCCAAGTCAGCAGTACAAAAAGCCCACACGGATACCTCTGCCAG GCATGGTAGCTTCCCCGAATACACACCCTGAAGTTGCCAAACCTGCTCAG GCATCTCCGTCCAGTGTGGAGTGGGTGGTGGCTTTGTATGACTTTGCCGGGAATTCAGAAGATGACCTCTCCTTTCAAACAGGCAACCGTATCCTGATCACTCAGCATGTGGACGCTGAGTGGAGCTGTGGCCGGCTCAACGGCAGAGAGGGCATTTTCCCCAGAGCTTTTGTTGAGAGCAGCACAG GCCCGCAGTCAGCCGATAACCAGCAGAGTGCTACTGATGGCAGCAGAGCCCGGGCTCTGTTTAACTTCACATCAGACTGTGAGGAGgagctctctctgcag GCTGGGGACATTGTAACCAATCTGGAGTCTGTTGATGAAGAATGGTTCATGGGTGAACTGAGAGGGAAAAGGGCTCTGGTCCCCAAGAACTATGTGAAAGTACTGTGA